CGCGCCCCATGCCCTCTGCCGCCTTTGGTTTCGCTGTAGCTGGAGCCGGGGACCTCAACGGTGACGGAACACCAGATTTGCTAGTCGGCGCTGCCAGCTATGAAGGGAGTGGCAAAATCTTTGTCTTTAGCGGGAAGGATGCCTCCCCATTGCATGTTCTCCAAGCGCCGCATCGACAAATTGGTGCTGGGTTTGGGTGGGCGGTCTCTGCTCTTCGTGATGGGACGGATGATCACGTCCCGGAAATTGTAGTGGGCGCATACGGAGAGGAAGGAACCGGCAGAGTCTTCGTTTTTGATGGACACTCAGGCAACCTGGTGCGTGTACTTGCTGCTCCACAGACGTCTGGGGGAGGAGCGTTTGGTTGGTCGGTCGCAGATGCCGGCGATCTCGATAAAGATGGCGCCTCTGACATTCTGGTTGGCGCACCGTACAGTGCAGGGGAGAAGACGCCGGTACAAGGCCGTGTGTATGCGTTCAGTGGCAAGACTGGCAAGCTTCTCCTGACCATGAATGATCCACGCCCCCATCCCGGCGCGGTCTTTGGCTGGCGCGTTGTTGCGGCTGGCGATACCAACAAGGATGGTATCCCTGACATTTTGGTTGGTGCCCCGTATAAAGACATTGCAGACATTCGTGCGCAAGGGGAAGCGTTCGTATTCAGTGGTGCTGATGGGGCACTGTTGTATACCTTGACGCATCCTGTACCAAAACCATACGGCTGTTTTGGGTACACACTGCTGCAAGGGCCAGATATCAATAGCGATGGAGTCCCAGAACTCCTAGTGAGTGCGCCGTTCCAGACAGTTGATCAGTTTCACATTCAAGGGGAGGTCTTTGTGTTTAATGGTCGTGATGGGCGACATCTGACGACCTTTGATGATCCGTATCCGTTTCAAGGTGCGGCGTTTGGCTATACGATGGCCGCACCTGGGGATGTGAACGGCGACAAATTCCCCGACTTCGCGTTCGGTGCTGCGGGGCAATTCGTCATGGACAAAATGGCGGTGGGACGCCTCTTCGTGACGCTCTCGCGGCAGTAGCGAAGGATCACTTCAGCCTTGTTCCTAGTCGTTTTGAACTCCTATTCTTCTTCTGCTCTTCACATGTCCGATAATGTCCTCGTATGTTAAATTTGAAAAACGGCGGATACGCCGCCTTCGATACCCAATCTGAAGTATTATTCACTACTAGTGATTGTTTTTCGATCGCGCGACCATCGGCACGGCTCACACACCTGCCGCATCGCGCGCACGTCAGTCTCCAGTATCTTCCCACTGAAACGGGCGCAATGCGGCAATTCTGCGACAATCTTTCGCGTTGCGCGTAATGACAGTGAACCCTAGCCGTGCCGCACTCATCGCAATGAGCGCATCATTGAATAACCGCACCTGCCCGACTTGCTCATAGCCATACCGCTTCCCCATCTCGGCCAATACCTGCCCCGCTAACCGCCAATCGCGTTGTTCGGGGACGACAACCCGCTTGAGCCGGAGGAATTGCTGTTCCATCTCCAAGAGCGGTCGTCGATCGCGCTGCTCCCGTGCGCCAACTAACAGCTCCGCGAGCACGACCGTACTCAACCACAATGGAGCAGAGTCTGCGGCACCTGTACGCTGCGCGCGCCGTGTCTGAAGGATGGAAAGATCTCCTTGCCGTAATGCGGCGATATACACTGAGGAGTCAAAGAGCAGGCCAGCCATGAGCGTCGCTACGCGTCGAGCCGACCAAACACATCCTGGATCTGAATGCCGCTGCGGATGAGCTTCTCGGTGGCTGCCCAGGCACGACGGTCCTTTTCCGCTTCGCTAATGACTAGTTCGAGCGCGCGTTCAATGGTTTCGGTTTCCGTTTTGGTGGCTAAGATTTTCTGCGCACGGGTGAGTTTCTGCTGATCCAGGATGAGGTGTTTATTGCGTTTGGTACTACTGGCAGTTTTCATAAGTGACTCCGAATGTACACATTAGCACCCAGTATGTACATCGACAAGTGACCCCAACCGAGATCAGCCTACTGACGTAGGTCCACTCGCTGTCGGCTCACAGCGTGTCACCTGCACCAGAACCAAAGCTGATCCCGTTGACGAATTGTCAGGCTGCCTGTGGTTTCATACATTTGACAAAGGCCGAACGGCGAGTCTTGGCGAGCGGAGTTCTAGCGAGCCACTCGCTCAGGCGGACGAAATTCAGTGCCGTCGCCGTGAAGATGTGTTGCAGATGCGTCTTCGTGCGACCCACATAGCGTGCGCGGCGTAAGCGGCCG
The sequence above is drawn from the Deltaproteobacteria bacterium genome and encodes:
- a CDS encoding type II toxin-antitoxin system VapC family toxin, with product MAGLLFDSSVYIAALRQGDLSILQTRRAQRTGAADSAPLWLSTVVLAELLVGAREQRDRRPLLEMEQQFLRLKRVVVPEQRDWRLAGQVLAEMGKRYGYEQVGQVRLFNDALIAMSAARLGFTVITRNAKDCRRIAALRPFQWEDTGD